In Halobaculum rubrum, the following are encoded in one genomic region:
- a CDS encoding HalOD1 output domain-containing protein: MKRVLRTDEEPTNETGRATERGSSRDLTDTAVIDEFEEHGGLYRVKYDTVQATPSFAVVTVVSHITGRDSVDLDPLYESIDGDALDTLCTADASSLTRLTFRYSGFEITVGTDGVIGVVTG, encoded by the coding sequence GTGAAACGCGTACTTAGAACCGACGAGGAACCCACAAACGAAACAGGACGAGCGACGGAACGCGGGTCGAGTCGGGACCTGACGGACACTGCGGTCATTGACGAGTTCGAGGAACACGGGGGACTCTACCGCGTGAAGTACGACACCGTTCAAGCGACGCCGAGTTTCGCAGTCGTCACGGTCGTCTCGCACATCACCGGGAGAGACTCGGTGGATCTCGACCCGTTGTACGAGAGCATCGATGGCGACGCATTGGATACGCTGTGTACCGCTGATGCGTCCTCGCTCACCCGACTGACTTTCCGGTATAGTGGATTCGAGATCACGGTCGGAACCGATGGCGTGATCGGGGTAGTGACGGGGTGA
- a CDS encoding MTH1187 family thiamine-binding protein has product MTVIALLSVAPVVEGSMAGEVAKAVAALDEFDVEYETNPMGTVIEAAEIEELMAAVTAAHNAVDGDRVSTFLKIDDKRTRSQRADEKVDAVERALGRPARSDPE; this is encoded by the coding sequence GTGACAGTCATCGCCCTACTGAGCGTCGCACCGGTCGTCGAGGGGAGTATGGCGGGCGAGGTCGCGAAGGCCGTCGCCGCGCTCGACGAGTTCGACGTCGAGTACGAGACGAACCCGATGGGAACCGTGATCGAGGCCGCCGAGATCGAGGAACTCATGGCAGCCGTGACGGCCGCACACAACGCGGTCGACGGCGACCGCGTCTCGACGTTCCTGAAGATCGACGACAAGCGGACGCGCAGCCAGCGTGCCGACGAGAAGGTCGACGCCGTCGAACGTGCGCTCGGTCGTCCCGCCCGGAGCGACCCGGAATAA
- a CDS encoding 50S ribosomal protein L23: MSSVIHHPLVTEKAMDEMDFENKLQFIVDIDAAKPEIADAVAAQFDVGVESVRTQITPQGTKKATVELDEDSDAQEVASRIGVF; this comes from the coding sequence ATGAGTTCGGTCATCCACCACCCGCTCGTCACCGAGAAGGCGATGGACGAGATGGACTTCGAGAACAAGCTCCAGTTCATCGTCGACATCGACGCGGCCAAACCCGAGATCGCCGACGCCGTCGCCGCGCAGTTCGACGTGGGCGTCGAGTCGGTCCGGACACAGATCACGCCGCAGGGGACCAAGAAGGCGACCGTCGAACTCGACGAGGACAGCGACGCGCAGGAAGTCGCCTCCCGGATCGGGGTGTTCTGA
- a CDS encoding histidine kinase N-terminal 7TM domain-containing protein has protein sequence MTPEGVAVVFLALLAGGTAVAVGTYAWRNRGEPGAASFALLMAGVAVWSLSYALALTALDPGTRELIEIPLEVGKALIAPAWLFFALGYTGRGEYVDRRLIAAMSVVPVVTTLLVATAPSHGLMWTDYRIAPTFGTATVLFDPGVWFYVHAAFGWVVIGAGMMFLLGPVISSGALYRDQGIALILGAAVSFAAHVKAVFFLPPLPALDLTPLTLAITGVLFGFALFRFRLQGLLPATQVLGRRAAIEDVGVGLVVVNADGRLIEFNSAARAVLGIDGRGDRCGGGVGESGAADRVAGEPLDAYVADVDLDDPGPQRIEQTTDAGYHVYEATVSDIDDHHGRVVGYTVTFADVTDREARGQRLEVLNRVLRHNLRNDMTVVVGNADLLTERVDDDHRPLADAIGRRGRALQRLGEKARDVEEVLDDDDDPREVAAVEVCRDAVRDVRESAPDANVAVDVASDLRLVVRERVLGVVLANLVENGIEHGDGATIRIAVRVEDDGVRFVVADDGPGIPEAELRGIRSETETALSHGSGLGLWVVRWGTRLLGAELSFEDRDPTGTAVTVQLPAHALVNQTERGDDGSHGRAESETTDPRARDAAADALSPG, from the coding sequence ATGACACCCGAGGGCGTCGCGGTCGTGTTCCTCGCCCTCCTCGCCGGCGGGACCGCCGTCGCCGTCGGCACGTACGCCTGGCGCAACCGCGGCGAGCCGGGCGCGGCCTCCTTCGCGCTCCTGATGGCCGGGGTCGCCGTCTGGTCGCTGTCGTACGCGCTCGCGCTCACGGCGCTCGACCCCGGCACGCGTGAGCTGATCGAGATCCCACTCGAGGTCGGGAAGGCGCTCATCGCGCCCGCGTGGCTGTTCTTCGCGCTCGGGTACACCGGGCGCGGCGAGTACGTCGACCGACGGCTGATCGCGGCCATGTCCGTCGTTCCGGTCGTCACCACCCTGCTCGTGGCCACGGCGCCGTCACACGGGCTGATGTGGACCGACTATCGGATCGCGCCGACGTTCGGGACGGCGACGGTCCTGTTCGACCCGGGCGTGTGGTTCTACGTCCACGCCGCGTTCGGCTGGGTCGTCATCGGCGCCGGAATGATGTTCCTGCTGGGGCCGGTCATCTCCTCGGGCGCCCTCTACCGCGATCAGGGGATCGCGCTCATCCTCGGGGCGGCCGTCAGCTTCGCGGCTCACGTGAAGGCGGTGTTCTTCCTCCCACCGCTCCCGGCGCTTGATCTCACGCCGTTGACCCTCGCGATCACGGGGGTCCTGTTCGGCTTCGCCCTCTTCCGGTTCAGGCTCCAGGGGCTGCTGCCGGCGACGCAGGTGCTCGGGCGTCGAGCCGCCATCGAGGACGTGGGCGTGGGGCTCGTCGTCGTCAACGCCGACGGGCGGCTCATCGAGTTCAACTCCGCAGCCCGAGCGGTGCTCGGGATCGACGGTCGGGGCGACCGCTGCGGCGGCGGTGTGGGCGAGTCCGGTGCCGCAGACCGCGTCGCCGGCGAGCCGCTCGACGCGTACGTCGCCGACGTCGACCTCGACGACCCGGGTCCCCAGCGGATCGAGCAGACGACCGACGCGGGCTATCACGTGTACGAGGCGACGGTCTCGGACATCGACGACCACCACGGACGCGTCGTCGGCTACACCGTGACGTTCGCGGACGTGACCGACCGGGAGGCGCGCGGGCAGCGACTCGAGGTGCTCAACCGCGTCCTCAGGCACAACCTCCGCAACGACATGACGGTCGTCGTGGGCAACGCGGACCTCTTGACCGAGCGTGTGGACGACGACCACAGGCCGCTCGCGGACGCCATCGGCAGGCGGGGGCGGGCGCTCCAGCGGCTCGGCGAGAAGGCCCGGGACGTGGAGGAGGTCCTCGACGACGACGACGACCCCCGCGAGGTCGCCGCCGTCGAGGTGTGCCGCGACGCCGTCCGCGACGTCCGCGAGTCGGCCCCCGACGCGAACGTCGCCGTCGACGTGGCCTCCGACCTCCGGCTCGTCGTCCGGGAGCGTGTGCTCGGAGTGGTGCTCGCGAACCTCGTCGAGAACGGGATCGAACACGGCGACGGCGCGACGATACGGATCGCCGTTCGCGTCGAGGACGACGGCGTCCGGTTCGTCGTCGCCGACGACGGCCCGGGCATTCCCGAGGCCGAACTCCGGGGGATCCGCTCGGAGACAGAGACGGCACTGTCCCACGGGAGTGGCCTCGGGCTGTGGGTGGTCCGGTGGGGAACCCGACTGCTCGGCGCGGAGCTCTCCTTCGAGGACCGCGACCCGACCGGGACCGCCGTGACGGTTCAGCTTCCCGCGCACGCGCTGGTGAACCAGACGGAGCGGGGCGACGACGGTTCACACGGGCGGGCGGAGTCGGAGACGACTGACCCTCGCGCTCGGGACGCCGCTGCCGACGCGCTCTCGCCGGGGTGA
- a CDS encoding CBS domain-containing protein produces MDDLDDVFVAQVMSESLYTVSPDALVEDAATGMMERGIGSVIVVDDDGTLRGILTNTDFVQIVAERQPKDQTPVSEYMSTDLVTADPGDSLADVAATMLDHRFHHMPVTDGESGVVGVVSTTDLTAYVSNIPR; encoded by the coding sequence ATGGACGATCTAGACGACGTGTTCGTCGCGCAGGTGATGTCCGAGAGTCTCTACACCGTTTCCCCCGACGCGCTGGTCGAGGACGCCGCGACGGGAATGATGGAGCGCGGTATCGGCTCGGTGATCGTCGTCGACGACGACGGCACGCTCCGTGGCATCCTCACCAACACCGACTTCGTGCAGATCGTCGCGGAGCGACAGCCGAAGGATCAGACGCCCGTCTCCGAGTACATGAGCACCGACCTCGTCACCGCCGACCCCGGCGACTCGTTGGCGGACGTGGCCGCGACGATGCTGGACCACCGGTTCCACCACATGCCCGTCACCGACGGGGAAAGCGGCGTCGTCGGCGTCGTCTCCACGACCGACCTGACGGCGTACGTGTCGAACATCCCCCGGTAG
- a CDS encoding 50S ribosomal protein L3, whose product MPQPSRPRKGSLGFGPRKRASSEVPRIRSWPEDDGAAGVQGFAGYKAGMTHVVMVNDESDSPREGMEESVPVTVVEVPPMRAVALRAYENTPYGQKPVTEVWATEFHDELDRTLDLPAENTFEADAEELRELVDDGVVDDLRFITHTEPAKLSNVPKKKPDVMETRVGGASMDERLEYALDLVEDGGEHEFGDVFRAGEYTDVSGITKGKGTQGPVKRWGVQKRKGKHARQGWRRRIGNLGPWNPSRVRSTVPQQGQTGYHQRTELNKRLIGFGEGDDASVDGGFKGYGEVDGHYALVKGSLPGPSKRLLRLRPAIRPNDQPRLDPEVRYVSTESNQG is encoded by the coding sequence ATGCCACAACCAAGCAGACCACGCAAGGGTTCGCTGGGCTTCGGCCCGCGCAAGCGCGCGAGCAGCGAAGTCCCCCGCATTCGCTCGTGGCCCGAGGACGACGGCGCGGCCGGCGTCCAGGGCTTCGCGGGCTACAAGGCGGGCATGACCCACGTCGTGATGGTGAACGACGAATCCGACTCCCCGCGAGAGGGGATGGAGGAGTCCGTTCCCGTCACGGTCGTGGAGGTGCCCCCCATGCGGGCGGTCGCCCTGCGAGCCTACGAGAACACGCCGTACGGACAGAAGCCGGTCACCGAAGTGTGGGCCACCGAGTTCCACGATGAACTCGACCGCACGCTCGATCTGCCGGCCGAGAACACCTTCGAGGCGGACGCCGAGGAACTTCGCGAACTGGTCGACGACGGCGTCGTCGACGACCTCCGGTTCATCACGCACACCGAGCCGGCGAAGCTGTCGAACGTCCCCAAGAAGAAGCCCGACGTGATGGAGACGCGTGTCGGCGGCGCCTCGATGGACGAGCGCCTCGAGTACGCGCTCGATCTGGTCGAGGACGGCGGCGAACACGAGTTCGGCGACGTCTTCCGCGCCGGCGAGTACACCGACGTCTCCGGCATCACGAAGGGGAAGGGCACCCAGGGCCCCGTCAAGCGCTGGGGCGTTCAAAAGCGGAAAGGCAAACACGCGCGGCAGGGCTGGCGGCGCCGGATCGGTAACCTCGGCCCGTGGAACCCCTCGCGCGTTCGCTCGACGGTCCCCCAGCAGGGGCAGACCGGCTACCACCAGCGCACGGAGCTCAACAAGCGGCTCATCGGCTTCGGCGAGGGCGACGACGCCTCCGTCGACGGCGGCTTCAAGGGCTACGGCGAGGTGGACGGCCACTACGCGCTCGTGAAGGGCTCGCTGCCGGGCCCGTCCAAGCGCCTCCTGCGGCTCCGACCGGCTATCCGGCCGAACGACCAGCCGCGCCTCGACCCCGAGGTGCGCTACGTCTCCACCGAATCGAACCAAGGATAA
- the rpl4p gene encoding 50S ribosomal protein L4 has translation MKATVRDLNGDESGEIDLPDVFETEFRSDLIRRSVVAAQANRKQAYGADEFAGLRTPAESFGSGRGMAHVPRSNGQGRRVPQTVKGRKAHPPKAEKDQTKKVNDKERKLATRSAIAATADAELVAERGHAFDETTELPLVVSDEFEELVKTREVVSFLEAVGVADDIERADEGRTIRAGRGTTRGRKTREPKSVLFVTSEEPSKAARNLAGADVATGREVSVEDLAPGTHPGRLTVFTESALEEVAER, from the coding sequence ATGAAGGCAACAGTACGAGACCTGAACGGCGACGAGAGCGGGGAGATCGACCTCCCCGACGTCTTCGAGACGGAGTTCCGCTCGGATCTGATCCGGCGGTCCGTCGTCGCCGCGCAGGCAAACCGGAAACAGGCGTACGGCGCCGACGAGTTCGCCGGCCTCCGCACTCCCGCGGAGTCGTTCGGCTCCGGCCGCGGCATGGCCCACGTGCCCCGTTCGAACGGGCAGGGTCGCCGCGTCCCGCAGACCGTCAAGGGCCGCAAGGCCCACCCGCCGAAGGCCGAGAAGGACCAGACCAAGAAGGTGAACGACAAGGAGCGCAAGCTCGCGACGCGGTCGGCCATCGCGGCCACCGCAGACGCAGAGCTGGTCGCCGAGCGCGGCCACGCCTTCGACGAGACCACCGAGCTGCCGCTCGTCGTCTCCGACGAGTTCGAGGAGCTCGTCAAGACGAGGGAGGTCGTCTCCTTCCTCGAGGCCGTCGGCGTCGCCGACGACATCGAGCGCGCCGACGAGGGGCGCACGATCCGCGCCGGTCGCGGGACGACCCGCGGTCGCAAGACGCGCGAGCCCAAGTCGGTGCTGTTCGTCACCAGCGAGGAGCCGTCGAAGGCGGCGCGCAACCTCGCGGGCGCGGACGTGGCGACCGGTCGCGAGGTGAGCGTCGAGGACCTGGCGCCCGGGACGCACCCCGGTCGCCTGACCGTCTTCACCGAGAGCGCGCTGGAGGAGGTGGCCGAGCGATGA
- a CDS encoding heavy metal translocating P-type ATPase, whose protein sequence is MTHDDTVDGALPVDGSGTAAGADEGDEDDVASFDLAVPDMDCASCASKVEGSVSGVAGVADVDPYPTIGRLSVATDGTVDREAVVAAVEDAGYAVEDDLESVTLSVPEMDCASCAGKVTGALEGVRGVRDLDAHPTTGRVLLRFDPDATTLPALVSAVESAGYEVVSTSLDEDGDAAGDERSVWRSRRAYATYLAAVLTGIGLVLANPLAPADAGLAVELFGRAVRVGDLAYLAAVAVGGVTVFRNGYYSLRGRSLDIDLLMSVAILGAVAAGVGFDEPLYFEAATLTTLFSVSELLEGAAMDRARDSLRELMELSPTEATVVRDGDEEVVPADAVAVGETVVVRPGERIPRDGTVTDGTSAVNQAPVTGESVPVDKASGDEVFAGTIVEGGYLEVEVTTEAGEDTLSQVVDMVEAAQGERSEREQFVERFAGYYTPMVVGFALIVALGPPLAVGAAWETYVLYGLTLLVLACPCAFVISTPVTVVSGITSAARNGVLIKGGTHLEAMGDVEAVAFDKTGTLTRGELTVTDVVPLGDNSQEDVLRCARGLELRSEHPIGDAIVERAEAAGVDDRAVDDFEAVTGKGVRASLDGTPHYAGKPGLFSELGFDLSHVHAATDGGVVTRTSRAICERNNCLDLLSDTVPELQAEGKTVVLVGAEDDLEGVIAVADEIRPEAKRTIERLREAGARTVMLTGDNERTARAVGREVGIDEVRAELLPDEKVAAVEELLDEHDGVAMVGDGVNDAPALATATVGIAMGAAGTDTALETADVALLADDLSTLPYLRTLAERANAVIRQNVWTSLAAKVALAAAVPFGLVPIWFAVLAGDAGMTVGVTANASRLARVSPADPEASPSAEPAD, encoded by the coding sequence ATGACTCACGACGATACCGTCGACGGAGCCCTTCCCGTCGACGGCTCCGGGACGGCGGCCGGCGCCGACGAGGGCGACGAGGACGACGTCGCCTCGTTCGACCTCGCGGTGCCGGACATGGACTGTGCCTCCTGTGCGTCGAAGGTGGAGGGGAGCGTCTCCGGAGTCGCGGGCGTCGCCGACGTCGACCCGTACCCGACGATCGGGCGGCTCTCGGTCGCCACCGACGGCACCGTCGACCGCGAGGCGGTCGTCGCGGCCGTCGAGGACGCGGGCTACGCCGTCGAGGACGACCTCGAATCGGTGACGCTGTCGGTGCCGGAGATGGACTGTGCCTCCTGTGCGGGCAAGGTGACGGGCGCGCTGGAGGGCGTCCGGGGCGTGCGCGACCTCGACGCCCACCCGACGACCGGGCGGGTGCTCCTCCGATTCGACCCCGACGCGACGACCCTCCCGGCCCTGGTCTCGGCAGTCGAGTCGGCCGGCTACGAGGTCGTCTCCACGTCGCTCGACGAGGACGGCGACGCCGCCGGCGACGAGCGCTCGGTGTGGCGGAGCCGACGGGCCTACGCGACGTACCTCGCGGCCGTGCTGACCGGGATCGGGTTGGTGCTCGCGAACCCCCTCGCGCCCGCGGATGCCGGCCTCGCGGTCGAGCTGTTCGGCCGCGCGGTGCGCGTCGGCGACCTGGCGTACCTCGCGGCCGTCGCCGTCGGCGGCGTCACCGTCTTCCGCAACGGCTACTACTCGCTGCGGGGGCGCAGCCTCGACATCGACCTGCTGATGAGCGTCGCCATCCTCGGCGCCGTCGCCGCCGGCGTCGGCTTCGACGAACCGCTGTACTTCGAGGCGGCGACGCTGACGACGCTGTTCTCCGTCTCCGAACTGCTGGAGGGAGCGGCGATGGACCGCGCGCGCGACTCCCTCCGCGAGCTGATGGAGCTGTCGCCGACGGAGGCGACGGTTGTACGCGACGGCGACGAGGAGGTCGTCCCGGCCGACGCGGTCGCCGTCGGCGAGACGGTCGTCGTCAGGCCCGGCGAGCGGATCCCCCGCGACGGCACCGTCACCGACGGGACGAGCGCGGTGAACCAGGCGCCCGTCACCGGGGAGTCGGTCCCCGTCGACAAGGCGTCCGGCGACGAGGTGTTCGCCGGCACCATCGTCGAGGGCGGCTACCTGGAGGTCGAGGTGACGACCGAAGCCGGCGAGGACACCCTCTCGCAGGTCGTCGACATGGTCGAGGCCGCCCAGGGCGAGCGCTCCGAGCGCGAGCAGTTCGTCGAGCGCTTCGCGGGCTACTACACCCCGATGGTCGTCGGCTTCGCCCTGATCGTCGCACTCGGGCCCCCGCTGGCCGTCGGCGCGGCGTGGGAGACGTACGTTCTCTACGGACTCACGCTCCTCGTGCTGGCGTGCCCGTGCGCGTTCGTCATCTCCACTCCGGTGACGGTCGTCTCCGGCATCACCTCCGCCGCCCGCAACGGCGTCCTGATCAAGGGCGGCACCCATCTGGAAGCCATGGGCGACGTGGAGGCGGTCGCCTTCGACAAGACTGGCACGCTGACGAGGGGCGAGCTCACCGTCACCGACGTGGTTCCGCTGGGCGACAACTCCCAAGAGGACGTGCTCCGCTGCGCCCGCGGCCTCGAACTCCGCTCGGAGCATCCCATCGGCGACGCCATCGTCGAGCGTGCGGAGGCGGCCGGCGTCGACGACCGCGCGGTCGACGACTTCGAGGCGGTGACTGGGAAGGGCGTGCGGGCGAGCCTCGACGGGACACCCCACTACGCGGGCAAGCCCGGGCTCTTCTCGGAACTGGGCTTCGACCTCTCGCACGTCCACGCCGCCACCGACGGCGGGGTCGTCACCCGGACCTCCCGCGCGATCTGCGAGCGCAACAACTGCCTCGACCTCCTCTCGGACACGGTCCCCGAGCTCCAGGCCGAGGGGAAGACGGTCGTGCTCGTCGGGGCGGAGGACGATCTGGAGGGTGTCATCGCCGTCGCCGACGAGATCCGCCCCGAGGCGAAGCGCACGATCGAGCGGCTCCGCGAGGCGGGCGCCCGCACGGTGATGCTCACCGGCGACAACGAGCGGACCGCCCGCGCGGTGGGCCGCGAGGTGGGGATCGACGAGGTGCGCGCGGAGTTGCTCCCCGACGAGAAGGTCGCGGCCGTCGAGGAACTGCTCGACGAGCACGACGGCGTGGCGATGGTCGGCGACGGCGTCAACGACGCGCCCGCGCTGGCGACCGCGACGGTCGGGATCGCGATGGGCGCCGCCGGCACCGACACCGCCCTCGAAACCGCGGACGTGGCGCTGCTGGCGGACGACCTCTCGACGCTGCCGTACCTCCGGACGCTCGCCGAGCGCGCGAACGCGGTCATCCGCCAGAACGTCTGGACCAGCCTCGCGGCGAAGGTTGCTCTCGCCGCGGCGGTGCCGTTCGGCCTCGTCCCCATCTGGTTCGCCGTCCTCGCGGGCGACGCGGGCATGACCGTCGGCGTCACCGCGAACGCGAGCCGGCTGGCGCGCGTGTCGCCCGCGGACCCCGAGGCGTCGCCGTCGGCCGAGCCCGCGGACTGA
- a CDS encoding RNA methyltransferase: MNGTTLDVLVPSSLVREAEDGREATRKLGYVARAATVFRADRLVVFPDREGERRRGGEYVRTVLEYCATPAYLRKEVWEKRDELRHAGVLPPMRPARSGPDGSELREGIVTEVGPEGRVRVNCGTQHPISLHASPGREYAEGERVTVRVSSREPVRARLTDDPAPGFRVAGADLEDALAAAETAIATSRHGRELSVSGLADVRTRTRDTHVAVAFGSPGRGLPAILGMDAEDVPVDPDATDGSGFDLWLNAIPRQGSEVVRTEEAIFAALSPLTLTE, encoded by the coding sequence ATGAACGGAACGACGCTCGACGTGCTCGTTCCGTCGTCGCTCGTCCGGGAGGCCGAGGACGGCCGCGAGGCCACGCGAAAACTCGGCTACGTCGCCCGCGCGGCGACGGTCTTCCGGGCGGACCGGTTGGTCGTCTTCCCCGACCGGGAAGGCGAACGTCGCAGAGGCGGCGAGTACGTCCGAACCGTGCTGGAGTACTGCGCGACCCCCGCCTACCTCCGGAAGGAGGTGTGGGAGAAACGCGACGAACTCCGGCACGCCGGCGTGCTCCCGCCGATGCGGCCCGCTCGCTCCGGCCCCGACGGGTCGGAACTACGAGAGGGAATCGTGACCGAGGTCGGACCTGAAGGCCGCGTTCGGGTCAATTGCGGAACGCAACACCCGATCTCCCTGCACGCGTCTCCCGGACGGGAGTACGCGGAGGGGGAGCGCGTCACCGTCAGGGTCTCTTCGAGAGAACCGGTCCGTGCCCGCCTCACCGACGACCCCGCACCGGGGTTTCGGGTGGCGGGCGCGGACTTAGAGGACGCCCTCGCCGCCGCCGAAACCGCGATCGCCACGTCGCGACACGGACGCGAACTGTCCGTGTCCGGCCTGGCGGACGTGCGTACACGCACGCGCGACACACACGTCGCCGTCGCGTTCGGCTCGCCCGGCAGGGGGCTCCCGGCCATCCTCGGCATGGACGCCGAGGATGTCCCGGTCGACCCCGACGCCACGGACGGCTCGGGGTTCGACCTCTGGCTCAACGCGATTCCGCGACAGGGAAGCGAGGTGGTGCGGACCGAAGAAGCGATCTTCGCCGCGCTCTCGCCGCTCACACTCACGGAGTAA
- a CDS encoding helix-turn-helix domain-containing protein, translating to MAIEATFTATSGEFPLAAVFSKFPAAEIELDRVVPTDEFIVPYFWVREVELEKISMENVTHPGIHDIRVVDNVDGAAFIRIDWDLAYESVLTAIIETDVNLISALGKEDRWSFEFRAESREALADFQSYCRAHDVPLELTKLHALSPLESGREYDLTDAQREAMTVAYTLGYYDSPRAATRRDVANELGISPQAVGARLQRGTRRLLSSTLMRVSGQ from the coding sequence ATGGCGATCGAAGCGACGTTCACCGCGACCTCCGGTGAGTTCCCGCTGGCTGCCGTCTTCTCGAAGTTTCCCGCCGCCGAGATCGAGTTGGATCGCGTCGTTCCGACGGACGAGTTCATCGTTCCGTACTTCTGGGTTCGGGAGGTCGAACTCGAGAAGATCTCGATGGAGAACGTCACGCACCCGGGCATCCACGACATTCGGGTGGTCGACAACGTGGACGGGGCGGCGTTCATCCGTATCGACTGGGACTTAGCGTACGAGAGCGTCCTAACGGCGATCATCGAAACCGACGTCAATCTGATCTCCGCGCTCGGGAAGGAGGACCGTTGGTCGTTCGAATTTCGGGCCGAGTCACGAGAGGCTCTGGCCGACTTCCAGTCGTACTGCCGAGCCCACGACGTTCCGCTCGAGCTCACGAAGCTTCACGCGCTCTCGCCGTTGGAATCGGGCCGGGAGTACGACCTGACCGACGCACAGCGCGAGGCGATGACGGTCGCGTACACGCTGGGGTATTATGATTCGCCGCGAGCGGCGACTCGTCGGGACGTCGCGAACGAACTCGGGATCTCGCCGCAGGCTGTCGGGGCTCGGCTGCAGAGAGGAACTCGACGGTTACTCTCGAGCACGCTCATGCGGGTTTCGGGGCAATAG
- the pyrF gene encoding orotidine-5'-phosphate decarboxylase yields MTELNAFFQRLRERIEARDTVVSVGLDADIDRIPEHLLEKDLPRWAFNRRIIDATHEYAACYKPNAAFYEDADGWRSLRETVAYAHGKDVPVLLDAKRGDIGNTARKYAELLEHVDAITANPYMGRDSLEPFLSKPDKGVFVLCRTSNPGGSDLQDLELASGEPLYRRVAALADLWNERGNVGLVVGATAPEELEELREEVPDLPFLVPGVGAQGGDAEAAVEHGLADGVGLVNSSRGILFAGEDAGESFAKASGQAAKRLRDRLNRHRDA; encoded by the coding sequence ATGACAGAACTCAACGCCTTCTTCCAGCGCCTCCGCGAGCGCATCGAGGCCCGCGACACGGTCGTCTCGGTGGGCCTCGACGCCGACATCGACCGCATCCCCGAACACCTGCTGGAGAAGGACCTCCCGCGGTGGGCGTTCAACCGTCGGATCATCGACGCGACCCACGAGTACGCCGCCTGCTACAAGCCCAACGCCGCCTTCTACGAGGACGCCGACGGCTGGCGCAGTCTGCGGGAGACGGTCGCGTACGCCCACGGCAAGGACGTTCCCGTCCTGCTCGACGCCAAGCGGGGCGATATCGGCAACACCGCCCGGAAGTACGCCGAGCTGCTTGAGCACGTCGACGCGATCACGGCGAACCCGTACATGGGCCGCGACTCGCTGGAGCCGTTCCTCTCAAAGCCGGACAAGGGCGTGTTCGTCCTCTGTCGCACCTCCAACCCGGGCGGGTCGGACCTGCAGGACCTGGAGCTCGCCTCCGGCGAGCCGCTGTACCGCCGAGTCGCCGCGCTGGCGGACCTGTGGAACGAGCGCGGCAACGTCGGGCTCGTCGTGGGCGCGACCGCGCCCGAGGAACTGGAGGAACTGCGCGAGGAGGTCCCCGATCTGCCGTTCCTCGTTCCCGGCGTCGGCGCGCAGGGCGGCGACGCGGAGGCGGCCGTCGAGCACGGCCTCGCCGACGGCGTCGGCCTCGTCAATTCCTCGCGGGGGATACTCTTCGCGGGGGAGGACGCCGGTGAGAGCTTCGCGAAGGCGTCGGGGCAGGCCGCCAAGCGCCTCCGCGACCGGCTGAACCGCCACCGCGACGCCTGA
- a CDS encoding J domain-containing protein: MDRDVLLLGIAAVLAGLTATLAMLTIAYSPFVILATIPTGAAAYFFWYQASGRLKEDMRSRAAGRRADPRAGEGAPGGKSRFAREARARMGDGGRVGPRGGGGARTRGRGPTGGAAMAGNSGMPPGDARRTLGVDADASQSELKAAYRDRVKETHPDSGGDEAEFKRVNSAYETLKDD, from the coding sequence GTGGACCGCGACGTGCTCCTGCTCGGGATCGCCGCCGTGCTCGCCGGCCTGACGGCCACCCTCGCGATGCTTACGATCGCGTACTCGCCGTTCGTGATCCTCGCGACGATCCCGACCGGCGCGGCCGCCTACTTCTTCTGGTACCAGGCGTCCGGCCGACTGAAGGAGGACATGCGCTCGCGGGCGGCCGGGCGGCGTGCGGATCCCCGCGCAGGCGAGGGCGCTCCGGGCGGGAAATCCCGGTTCGCCCGAGAGGCCCGCGCCCGGATGGGTGACGGCGGTCGCGTCGGCCCCCGCGGCGGAGGGGGAGCGCGAACGCGTGGCCGCGGGCCGACCGGAGGTGCCGCGATGGCCGGGAACTCCGGAATGCCGCCCGGCGACGCACGCCGGACGCTCGGCGTCGACGCCGACGCCTCCCAGTCGGAACTGAAAGCCGCCTACCGCGACCGCGTGAAGGAGACGCACCCGGACTCCGGCGGCGACGAGGCGGAGTTCAAGCGGGTGAACAGCGCCTACGAGACCCTCAAGGACGACTGA